The following DNA comes from Solanum stenotomum isolate F172 chromosome 11, ASM1918654v1, whole genome shotgun sequence.
acatggctgaatatgaagcttgcatcctcggtctgaagatggcaattgatatgaatgttcaTGAGTTGCTGGTTATTGGAGATTTAGATTTGCTGATTCATCAGATTCAAGGGGAATGGGTCGTGAAGAATCCAAAAATCACATCGTATGTGCagtatatacagaagttgtgtaagagatttcgcaagattgagttcCGACATACTCCCAGAACACAGAATGAGCTGGCCGATGCTCTTTCCACTATTGCCTCAATGATCAAACATCtggatacaagttatattgatcccttggatatagaggtaaaagagcgGCCTGTccattgttcacatgttgaagcagagccagatggtttgccttggtattttgacatcaagaagtatttagaggacGGGACTTATCttgagaatgcaacgttcaaccagAAAAAATGGATACGCCGTAtgaccctcaatttctttgcaagtggggaaatcctttacaggaggactccagatttaggcCTTCTCAGATGTGTCgatgctagtgaagctgcaaagcttctGGAACAAATACATGCCTGAGCCTatggtactcacatgaatggaCTCACTTTGGCAAGAAAGATCCTCCGAGCTGGATATTTTTGGATGATTATGGAACAcgattgttgcaagtttgtgcagaaatgtcataaatgtcaggtgcatggtgatttgattcgagtTCCGCCTCACGAACTTAATACTATGAGTTCACCCTGGCCATtcgtagcttggggcatggatgtcattggtccaatagagccagctgcctctaacggacacagattcattttggttgccattgactacttcaccaagtgggtggaagcagcttcgTACAAGTCagtaaccaagaaagttgtagctgattttgttcgcaacaacctgatatgtaggtttggagtaccagaatccatcattactgataacgGAGCGAATCTTAATAGTCACTTGATGAGGgaaatatgtgaacaattcaagattactcaccggaATTCTACtgcctatcgtccccaaatgaacgGAGCTGTAGAAGCCGCCAATAAGAACCTAAAGAATATTTTGAGGAAGATGATTAAaaatcgcagaggttggcacgagatgttgccatatgctttgttgggttacagAACGACTGTCAGAACATTAGTCGGAGCAACTCCATATTTATTGGTGTATGGGacagaagcagttatacctgccgaagttgaaataccttctttgagaatcatccaagaagctgaattaAGTGATGTTGAATGGGTTCGCAAGAGGATTGACCAACTAACATTGATTGAcgagaagagaatggttgccGTTTGTCATGGTCAACTTTATCGGCAGAGAATAACTCGTGCttttcacaagaaagtaagatcCAGGACATTTGAAGTTGGTCAGTTAGTTCTTAAgcgcattttccctcatcaggatGAATATAAAGgcaaatttgcaccaaattggcaaggaccctacatggttcgcaaagtgttatTCGGAGGTGCCCTagtcctgtcggagatggatggcactGAATGGACGAAACCgatcaactcagatgctgtCAAGAGATACTACGTGTAAAGTTTCAGTTTGTATTTCTATCATTCCTTTGTAATCGTTCTATTTGTTTGTAATTgctttgtttagaattttatccctcttgtaaggaactacgtttgacctgaattctcaagaatgagatacgtaggcggcctatgtcggcctcggtcaccccctttttacctcttttaatatttccttgtatttgaactacgttcgacctgaattctcaagaatgagatacgtaagcggcctatgtcggcctcggtcagtTTCTTTGTAAAGTTTCTATTTTTGTTAGTTCTCGAGGGGagctacgtttgacctgattcctgcctcaatgggatacgtaggcgccacaagggctcggtcatatctcccgtaaggtttctatttttcctttacaatagaaactgggacagaatttttgagagggactcaaaaattctcaagaagaagatCTCTCCAACAAATTTGAGACTGGAGTTACTTTGAGATTTACAActgggacaaaatttttgagagggactcaaaaattctcaagaagaagatCTCTCCAACAAATTTTAGACTGAAGTTACTTTGAGATTTGCAActgggacaaaatttttgagaagatctcaaaaatttcgTGATTGCTCACCGACGGTTAAAGATAAGCGAAGAcagttaactgggacagaaattttgagatgacctcaaaatttcaacaggGTTTATCGGTAGTTTAGAACAACTTTGAATATTTCCAACAAGTGATCAGACAGATCTCAAAACACCAACTCCGAATGACGTTCATTAAacttgacgtgacatgacacttgacagtgactttttccaaacattacttttgaaaatctattttccttaaaaacttttccttcatgtttcaattatatttgcataaaaaaatgttttgtcttatctatcaagaagcgggagatcggagaaatcaaccgaagatagcaagacaaggagcaaATAACcgaagagatcgacacagatcagttcattttctttaaactaacaatttttctgtggatgcaggtctataAGCTTGCCTCTAAATTAACATAATCCATCCTTCAATGAATATGGAGAGGTTCAAAGGGGCAAAGAGCCccccaaaattgacaatttttctgtggatgttggaaatattttatgctgcttatatcaaagattttggaatatgaataacattatttcatttaattccTAGCAAAGCGAAGTCCATAATGAACATGCAATTATGTTCGGAGATGGAAcaaatgaaaaccttgaagagagaaatattattacttttcaGCAACTAAAAATACCTGAAAGATATTCATTCgcattatattatcagatatgataatattcttaccctGAAAGTTATTTCTATCGTATAGTCAAATGAGACAATACCattactccgagggtcatttttatttatattgtcgattgagacgatatcactacccgaaaagtcatttatatcgtattgtcaaaagagatgataccactactccgagggacatttttatttatattgtcgattgagacgatatcGCCGTCCAAGAGATACccagaagatcacctatgttgTTGGGTGAATCATCATCTTCGTTCGGTATCAGGGAGGCTCAAAAgaatcatgcatcgcgggaaaagattcatgcatagcaagagaaagaagccATGCATCGCGGAGAatgtcatgcatagcaagagaaaaaaaaagattcatgcatagcaagagaaagaagccATGCATCGCGGAGAatgtcatgcatagcaagagaaaaataaataaattcatgcatcgcgagaaagaGATGCATGCATCGCGGGtaaaagattcatgcatagcaagagaaagaagtcatgcatcgcgggagaAGGAATTCATGCATCACAAGAGAAGATTCACgcatcgcgggaaaaagattcatgcatcacgagaaaagagattcatgcattgcaagagaagatccATGCATAgcgaaaaagattcatgcattgcaagagaaggaaaatcatgcattgcaagagaaaataGTCGTACATCGCAAAGGAAAAGGGTCATGCATTGCCAGAGAAGGAgttatgcattgcaagagaaagatttacccatcacaagagaatcaacatcaactgcatcatttttctttgcGAAGACGAGATCAACAAAATCATCGACATACTACATCAACTTATTTTATTGCTTTGACATTCAAAtgaagagtacattgaagattatattgtAAACATGAGACACAAGCTTTATTTGATTCACGTCAAATCTGATGGAGTTAACGTCAAAACGTGGAAGGATAgaaattaagtgtcaacacggtaaaagacATTGTCTCCCATTTGAATgacatttttatgctaatgagttttatctcagtctttgtcgagagcatccgaaaggatgaatctccaaaacaaaccacaggtgcagacgacataaaaaaggatgcagcacaacgtggaactttttcttagcagcgaactgggacatagtccaaagaggagtgtcaaactcttaggacgtgagctgaggagcgacttccagcacaatcaaaccacacccctatcggaaggcatgtgggtttttcttagGTTTATCGGTTTCAGTTTCGCATCCAGAAATTTTGGTCCCACAAGAGGCAACTTTCCAATCCaagtgacaatgcaccaagagctttggaaattatgtccatgtaagttcttacttatggatgtgaagagctccacattcatggctaagaggttgcaagcctcttttttcATAACTAGACTTACTTTGTCGCGTTTTCAgaaccaaaggttatcttgcataatagatttccttttcaatcgATTGAGTcaaactacaagtggcctgaattctcctatAGCCtaagatatgtaggaaacccattttCGGGGatcggccataattcctaaaatCCGTACCTAAATCATTTTCCTAGAaatgaagatgtggtcggtcaaaattggattcgtcaattcatttgcctcgaatttctttcaGCAATCTAAGTCAAACGAGGGacattaaaacaaatttaaaacacttgcaaaagacttcttgaaaggactataagaactctctagacttggctcttaactttccttgaatttgaatttatggatttaaggattgtgatttgtgataggaatgatctcatgatgtttaggagtgtttttagatagttaaacatgagaaacgatcaagaaatcactatctGGAAACAAGTCCGCAACGCGGAgatgaattttaatatttgatcgcaaaataaattttgagatagTGGAGTCCACGTCCTTTCCGCAATGCAAAGGGAAAATTTGCTCATTGGGGAAGCAAGTACGCGACGCGAACTTGCATTCCAATTCAtgctcgactttttcctttttcgttttctaaccctaattaactaaattcaattatttttctcaattcatttttagtttcaGATACCTAGTACATGAACataagaatctaactcaaaaaaaCTCTATAAATGGATGCAAtaacctcaagaactcctcagtctcaacccaattcaagaacgaaagaaaattcaagaacacatatcaagaacatcaaactttcaacctttttagaacgaattcacgctgaaataaacatatttgatgcatgggtgaacaaacccaacgctatgtgaactcacatacctcgtaggattgaatccacggcgaaatccacaaccaaaatcgcaagaacttgatgaatcttgaacgcctcttctcctttctcctcttttctgttctctcaaagccctagcgtaTTTCTTGATTGCGTAAACTAAACTAACTCATTTTAGACCCCACAtaacttactaaaaatgaaatagtttaattgggtaatgaaaagaccataatacccttctaaaatccggttttgactttccttatctaaacaacccaacttcaaatgggcatatctccctcatacgaactcaaaattgagaaaactcagtggcgttggaaagataattcaaagatatctCCTACGGTATATTGtatcacacctaactcatcctgagctaggagttatggtcggttgaagttgacccaaaactcacacttaacagaacttaaacaattttccagatttttcattctttccaaaaatgactctttctaattctagctctttcacttagcgaggtgttacaatcgaaatctcagagacacacattaactaaactaaggttctattacccctctaactcatttttttttgtaattttatgcaccttttggcttatgtgACACACTCTGTGACTCCACGTAGTTGAGGCGCATGAGATAGGTTTGGGTGTCACGTAAGCTAAAAggtgtataaaattacaaagaaTGCATTAGAgaaggggggtaataggaccttagtttggTTATGGTATGTCTCTGGGATtttggtcatagtctagggggatACTTGTATCTTATCCCAATAATTTAACATTGAAGTTATGTtattcatgcttttaaggtaatatatatatatatatatatatatatattaatatagacatgtatatttttaatttggtatgaaattttaaaaataaagaagacttttaatttTCTGGTATTAAACTAAGGATATGTAGAATGTacatttgtgatcttaaactgTCATATGAAAGTTAGAAGTACAgaataccccccccccccaccctcCACCCCCTACCCATAAAAAGAATCTATTTTAAActgaacaaaaataaaagtacaaccaaataaatttgaaatagaGGGGTACTTGTTAAATCTAGTTTGGACTATTCAAGTTTTTGTAGTTTGCAATCAAAAATTATTGAACATCTTGTCAGATAGAAGTTGTTGAAAAAGTTTGTTTAAGACAATGAAAATGAGTAGATATGAATTATCTACAGTCTTTTTGTGTGTAGTTGAGTTATTCCATTCTCATTGTTATATATCTTTTTGTTGATATATCTAATTGACCCCAAAAAATATTGTCACTGCATAATTGAACATTTCTCAAAATCTTCCTTGttttatgaagaagaagaagaatagaaaacttagaaaattcattatttaagaATGTGGAAAACCCCCTCTATTTATAACCAACAAAAGATAGTATAAAAAGGTATTATTATgccttatctgaaaagtcagaACTCTTCGGAGAAGTCACAACCGTCATGTGAAAATGTGtcaacttttaatataatatagtagaaataCTACCTTAATAGCATGAACTCCCTTATAATTCCCCAAACTTAAAACACccaatttaataatatattgaaGACATACTAAATTgggtgttttaagttggggggATTATAGTAATTTAGCATTCAAATTAGGGAGTTCGTGATTTTAAGATAGTagtagtgtatatatatatatataagacaaCAACAAGTAAGAATTACATTCCATAATGTTTACTAAATAAAATGCTTACCAGATCACTTTGCAGAACAAGTAAGAATTACATTCCATAATGTTTACTGAATAAAATGCTTACTAGATCACTTTGCTGAATACATATACTTGCAGTTATATGAAGACAATTAAAGCAGAAATCTATCTGAATACATATTTTGATTGTTTGTCTGTCTTTTTAAAGCAAACACATATATCATCTGCCTAGCATCTTCCATAGACGAACTATAATGGCCAGAATACAATCCAAAGAAATTGTAGCTAATAATATCGTAAGGAATGGGGTGTTGGGATCTTCTGAACCTGCAAAACATTAGCAACGCGACCCTGAATCAACTTGAAGCGGATAGTCTCACCACTAGCTATCTTGTTATCTTTTCGAAATTCTGTCCATCCTCTTTTTATGATAGCCCTATGCTCAGTGTACTCTATTTCCACTCCCCATTCTATTCCTTCTTCATTAACCAGCCTCATATTCTTCATGTTGACTATGTTTGTCCTTTTGGCGAATCTCATTGGGATAGTCtaataaacatatttatcaAACAAACATGATCATTagatttttaggaaaataatttgaacgtaaaggaatgaaaaatctagaaaatgtaaaaatagaaTGTACAAATTATTAAACCTTACCATATAAGTAGTGTGTGTCTTTTTTATAACAATTTCAAAATACGGAGTGTCACCAGTTAAGTTCACCACGCTGTATCGACTGTTATTCTTTGAACCAACTTCTTCACTTCTATGATTAGCTTGTCCGACCTCCTGATCTGCAACAAGCTTGATATAAGTATAACAACTACAATGATATGATTCCTACCGAAATGTTACGGAATATCTAAGaacacaagttttaaaagtcttatgGACACATATATTAATGTTATGACATGTTTATAATCACTGGTTTCAATAGTAAGcttcatttcattttaaaactatatgtgtctattgaaatttttatcacataaattgaaacatggGAGTAGCTACTTATTTTTAGGAAAGATTAAGGATATTACTTGTAAGTTATACTCACGTCGATATACAAGTCTCTAACTACACTAAAAACAAtctcttaaattattttaaatagtctAATAAGTTTTTGGTCTTACTGGTACCAATTTCGGGTTTTTGCTCGTGCTCCTCGCAGCCTTCACTTATTTCTTGAAATAGATATCCAACTGCAATGTATTACTACTAAATGCATTCACTTAATATCTAATAAAACAGTTAAGGATATTACTTACCTTGAGACTCTTTTTCTTCAAGTGCGTTAGCATTAGTTTGAAAGTTAACTGGAatatcttcctcttcttcctcaatTACATTAGCGTTAGTCTGAAGGTTCACTCGAATAGCATCCTGTTCTTCCCCTTCttgtctttttcttcttctcttctctacTAAGGGGCCATGGCTCAGATTTTCAGCAGAATGATCCAAAAAATCCATAGAATCATCTGATTCAATATCTTCTATTGGATATTCAATTTCTGTTGTACTTATATCAAATATAGTGACATCAAAATGATCACGAGCATTGTATCCAAATATCAAAAATTGCCTGATGCTTATTGCGTAGTAGTCACTGAATTCCTTCCATCCTTTTACCAGCCAAATTTGTCCTTGAGAATGTTCCACTTCGACCTTCCATGCTTTTCCATAAGAAGCCTGAAGAAACACATGATTTAACATGTCCTTGCAGTGTCTCTCTGCAAATACTACTGGAATCCTCTGTATGCAAAATACATTGGAATCATACAACATGGAACGAAGACAGAAGTAGACCTACATAATTAGTTTCATACATCTTGGAATAGACCTACAAATTTGGtagtacactcgtgtgcatacaatatatttattcaaCCTATGTTAAATTGTCCCACATTAACTAAGAGAATGGGTTGTAGGTCTTGTGGATTTATTACCTCATCAGCTACCTTCTTCTATTGAATAAGgctaattattcaatttttacatGGCATCAAAGTAAGGCAaatccttatatatatatatatattcaacttATGAGTACCTCGACCAATAAATTCTACAGGTAAATGCTCCCTCCTATCAACACATTCTTATATTTGGTTTATCAAATGTTGAAACCATGTTATATGTTCATGCTCCCAGCCTCCAAATGTCTACAATTGGGCGTGAAAGAAATCTTTTTTGGTTGAGTGAATGCAATTTTGTCTTCAGACATGATTTTGAGAAATTCTCATTTAATACCCATATATAATTACTTAAAAGTATATAGTAATTGTTGGATCTAAATAATCAACAGTTAACAAGGAGCAACAGTTGCACTAAAATAGAATTGGGAATCCGCGAGTGAATCAAagattgaaaaaatgaattaaagacGGAAGATGTAGGAAGTACTTACAAGACGACATAATTCATCCAAGGAACAAATGATTTGGAAGAACTTTGGATGAGACATCGGTTGAAATCAACTTTAAAAGTTCAAACCCTTGAAACTCAAATTCAAGAGAAACTTTCTATTCCTTTAAAATCAAAAACAAGAAACTTATGCCAAGATTATGGAATAATAATAATGGGGTAATGAAGGATTAGGGTCAAAATCACTTACCTAAATGCTTAATCTAAAAAAACCTCGGTGAGATCTCCCACACCGAGCTCTTAGGgttcaaaaatggaaaaatgggaaagaaaccctaattttgggaaaaattaATTATGCCCAGGCATTTATCTTCACGGTCGCAAAGAGGAAGTTAAAGCGCCCAACTTATAATTGGGTCAACCATGACTTTTGACCCTCATGATTGTCATAAGGGCCACGTGGTCGCAATATACATGGTCTAATACTTAGCAATTGTGATTCCAACCATGCGATTATGAAGCACATGAAACAATGCCTATGTGATCTCGAAGGAAACAACACCATCACAAGGAAGAGAACATCAGGCACGAGAAACATACACAACAACACAAGGCACAAAAGATTCACCAGATGCAACCTCTGGATTTGTTCGGAATTCCAAGTACACAAATCAGATATGGTAACCAACTAAATTCGACGTCCCACACTCAATAGAACCATTGAAATATGGATTTGAGTTCTCATTGACCCATCACCCATCAAAGCCACAACTTACCAATTTGAAAGaacttatttataatataaatttagatGTGTATaaggtgatgtgacacctctctatgTTCTTGTGACACCCCGGAttcaaaaagaaggaaaaattataGGTTTCATGTAACACCTCAAACTCGAGAAAATAGAAAATGCAGCTTTCCAGAATCTGATGTCAGAACCAATGGAAAccacccatggaccgtaggtagAAACACGGACCATATGTGGGGTCCTGTGGTTCAATCCCAGACTTAAGGGAATTTCAGAATCTAAAGATGACACCTACAATTGTGAATCACAGACCGTTGATTGACTCACGGACCATAGGATGGTTCTGTCGTTGGGGTCCAGAGTATTATGGTCTCTGATCTCACCCACGGCTGACCAGTACGGtctgtggttggacctacgaatcgtaggtgagggtcaacaACCAATTAGAGAAAAACTATTGTTGGGTTAACTTCAAACAGTCATattttttagcacaaaatgaatttggTGGCcaatgacctatcaaattaaagataattgaatcctttTTCCAATGAGAatgagtttgctaaaatcccatcttggagtaaaaaattatgctcattttagtaaAGCCATGTCAGGCAGACCACGAACCACGAACCACGACCACAGATGATGGTTGGTAGACCAaatgacggtccgtaggtccctctGTGGATGGCCTTCGCcagcttttaagttagggtcatttagGTCTTTTTCTTATGCATTGGGGCCcttaaactatgtcgtttaatgcctaaactacgtcattttacttagtctaagcctaataacttagtcagacttacccagaaccctcattctccaaaaatcatccaaacttggagcaaaaagaagaggaaaaagtcGACCAAAcctcccaagaacaagcagtAGTGTTCTTCAAGGTTCAGCCCtgaaatccaaaggatttctctgtagatttcgtcaccaggtatgtgggatttcactagtgggttcttttcatccactaggtccctagaattcagtcagttccttgattctccatatcttgtctagacctagggtttctaaaaccttggatAATTACCGTgatttagttttattgtatcCTAAATTGAAATAGTTTGTTTCTTGGAAAGTTGCTTAATTCCTTGTATgcaactcagaaccctagtttgtataaattctcttagtttatgaattatacttgctagatcagttaaacaaataataatgcTCCAGATTTCGAATGTTACATTATCAGTACATAAATGTTACATTCTCAgattgcatgtcagtattttgagctattaaGTAATTGAGCATTTCAGTTACATTtgtgtcatatatatatttagttggGAGTAgccttagcaccgagttggagtagggttcaacgtacccttatagtcccaaaactacttGCCCCCGTAGGagtataagtcccctctattgggcatcaaatttagtgatcacgccagtcatgcctttatacccctggcaaggtatattgggtcctttcgatggggtgtatacttCAGACTCACATTTAGCTCAGGTGGTTTTATGtaggttaatagtagctcccacataaaactcttagtgcatttgaccaggttttcagtatATACTTAACATTCAGTTcaacattttattttcatgattagtacttggtcattgcattcaacttagcttttcagttatgtttcagtatttacattcttgctcactttatgtcattgctcagctatgctttgttcagcttatatatatttgttcagtttagcatctatatcctgcatgcttagtacattccaagtactgacgcatactctatgctacatcctttcatgatgtaggttcagatACTCAACATCAAGATCGCGCTTAGATTAATTCTCGGTCCGCaattcagcagcttcagtggtgagtgcTCATACTTTGAGGACAATAGATGTCATGCCCCAAGGCTACCCCCAGGACGtaaacacgagacctaggatcacgagtgacaccaagctaaccttgatggcatatcataagcatacttaagaAATTACTGAAAAATAGACATATTGTGCGGAAGtttaaaacatgacataagggaaaatgatggggaatacccattctaagtttgaataaataaaactgagtttaataacaactgaaTGATCAAACTCAACAAAtattgaatctaactatgtctaaataaaagcctctaattgactagagatgctgaaccatctttatttttcacgaacaacactggtgcaccccatggtgaaatactgggtctgatgaaacccttatctagaaggtctttcaattcCATAAGCttagctggagccattctataaggaggaatagaaataggttgggtatctgtAAGGAGATCAATTCTGAAGTCGacttccctttcgggaggaactctgggaagatcttTTGGAAACACCTCTGggaactcatttactactggaactgacttaAGAGTTGGGGTTccggagcttgaatccttaacccaaactagatgagagagataacccttagagatcatctttctggttTTAAGGTcggaaatgaatcgacccataggcactgaGCTATTACCCTTTCATTCTAGGATTGGCTCGTCTTGAAACTAAAAACGAACGaccctagttctacaatcaattgaggcataacaggaatgtaactaATCCATGCCTTgaatgatatcgaagtctaccatttctaactctacaagatatgctgaggtgactttctaagagactgtgacagggcgaTTTTTGTATGCTTGTCTGGCTATAATTGGGTCACTGACTAGAGAAGAGATTGAGAAGggtgagagagtttctggactgacaccgAAGTTCACTGCTATAaatggagttacaaaggaaagagtagaccctggatctaacaaagcataaacatctaaaggAAAGACTCACAACATACCAataaccacatcaggagaatcttcctgattatggcgagcctggagagcatacaacctattatggcgctgaccgccacctataccagatgagttaccctgctgagttgggcgacttgctggtgctgctgaagttgtagactgagccctacCATTGTTACCTCCTTGACCCTATTTAGAAGAAGGGCAATCCCTCAATCTGTGATCAgtctgaccacacccaaaacatccatCTTTTCTCGCAAGACACTCGCctagatggttcttaccacactttggacaagttgggtaggttgtGGTAACTAAAGCATTCCCCTAAAACTTAGAgtctgatgccctacctttatGATCTTGTCAAAACctggaggatggaacactagctgatgaaggtgctggggcTGAAGACCTTTGCTGAAACTGCGAGcaatttccaccacccaatttctaTCTAGAATACTCATAGTTTCATGTCCTGGCCTTTTTGTTATC
Coding sequences within:
- the LOC125845659 gene encoding B3 domain-containing transcription factor VRN1-like, producing the protein MPPRKANARNANAIPLVPDHEVKNEEFQNVIQLLAQCMTNNNNQQIMPPRKAYPMNANAHNADVPVPTNDSGGSVAAKVRDFVRMNPPEFLGSQRIPVVFAERHCKDMLNHVFLQASYGKAWKVEVEHSQGQIWLVKGWKEFSDYYAISIRQFLIFGYNARDHFDVTIFDISTTEIEYPIEDIESDDSMDFLDHSAENLSHGPLVEKRRRKRQEGEEQDAIRVNLQTNANVIEEEEEDIPVNFQTNANALEEKESQDQEVGQANHRSEEVGSKNNSRYSVVNLTGDTPYFEIVIKKTHTTYMTIPMRFAKRTNIVNMKNMRLVNEEGIEWGVEIEYTEHRAIIKRGWTEFRKDNKIASGETIRFKLIQGRVANVLQVQKIPTPHSLRYY